One Paenibacillus riograndensis SBR5 DNA segment encodes these proteins:
- a CDS encoding NAD-dependent epimerase, translating into MQLKPIDNTKTYLITGAAGFIGMHLSLRLLRLGCNVIGFDNINEYYDVNLKYERLSLLQKYDNFVFHKADLIDKEYLEQMFTDTEIDIVINLAAQAGVRYSLENPDTYIQSNIVGFLNILEMCRHHNVEHLIYASSSSVYGANEKIPFSTDDMVDRPVSLYAATKKSSELMAHTYSHLFSIPTTGLRFFTVYGPYGRPDMAYFSFTKAIIEGEPIKIFNNGDMYRDFTYIDDIIDGILRLVDNSPALTMIPPYKIYNIGNNKPEKLMDFIEVIEKAVGKEAVKEYYPMQPGDVYQTYADVNDLINDVGFKPNTPILDGILKFVEWYKKELTLKL; encoded by the coding sequence ATGCAACTAAAACCTATAGATAATACAAAAACATATTTAATTACAGGAGCAGCAGGATTTATTGGTATGCACCTATCATTGAGATTATTACGATTAGGTTGTAATGTTATAGGATTTGATAATATCAACGAATATTACGATGTAAATCTTAAATACGAACGTCTGAGCTTGTTGCAAAAATATGATAACTTTGTTTTCCATAAGGCTGATTTAATTGATAAAGAATATCTAGAGCAAATGTTCACGGATACCGAAATAGATATTGTAATTAATTTAGCAGCACAAGCAGGGGTTAGGTATAGTCTGGAAAACCCGGACACCTATATTCAATCTAACATAGTAGGTTTTTTAAATATACTTGAAATGTGTAGGCATCATAATGTAGAGCATCTTATATATGCATCGTCTAGCTCTGTTTATGGAGCCAATGAAAAAATTCCTTTTTCAACCGATGATATGGTGGATCGCCCAGTTAGTTTATATGCTGCTACCAAAAAATCTAGTGAATTAATGGCTCATACATATAGTCATTTATTTAGTATTCCTACTACAGGATTACGTTTTTTCACAGTATACGGACCTTATGGTCGTCCTGATATGGCGTACTTTTCTTTTACAAAAGCTATAATTGAAGGAGAACCTATAAAGATTTTTAATAACGGCGATATGTACCGAGACTTTACTTATATTGATGATATTATTGACGGCATACTACGTTTGGTTGACAATTCTCCTGCGTTGACTATGATACCACCTTATAAAATATACAATATCGGAAATAACAAACCGGAAAAATTAATGGACTTCATTGAAGTAATTGAAAAAGCAGTTGGTAAAGAAGCTGTTAAGGAATACTACCCTATGCAGCCTGGAGATGTGTATCAGACTTATGCAGATGTAAATGATCTTATTAATGATGTGGGATTTAAGCCAAATACTCCAATATTAGATGGGATTTTAAAATTTGTGGAATGGTACAAAAAAGAACTAACATTGAAATTATAA
- a CDS encoding UDP-glucose dehydrogenase family protein, whose amino-acid sequence MSKIAVVGTGYVGLVSGAILSDFGHTITCVDIDETKINNLKQGIIPIYEPGLENVVKKNYKNKRLDFTTNIKEAVENNDVIFIAVGTPPADDGSADLQYVLAVAKSIAEYMNGYKVIVDKSTVPIGTGQKVKAMIQETLISRGLEYAFDVVSNPEFLREGSAVQDFTHPDRVVIGAESDRAFEVMKEVYRVLYINETPFVETNIETAEMIKYASNAFLAMKITFINEVANVCEQVGADVQKVAKAMGQDGRISPKFLHAGPGYGGSCFPKDTMALARIAQDVGEPISLIETTVQANERQKKRMVDKIVSAMEDVNGKTIAVLGITFKPKTDDMRDAPSLIILPELVSRGAKLKIYDPEGKKEGTWRLKNIEEAIEWSEDTYDAIKDTEAIVLLTEWNEFRNLDFDKLRDINGGEFFFDLRNIYNKATMLEKGFKYYGVGV is encoded by the coding sequence ATGTCCAAAATTGCTGTAGTAGGAACGGGATATGTAGGTCTAGTATCAGGAGCGATTCTTTCTGATTTTGGGCATACGATAACATGTGTAGATATTGATGAAACCAAGATTAATAATTTGAAGCAAGGGATTATTCCTATTTATGAGCCTGGCCTTGAAAATGTAGTTAAGAAGAATTACAAAAATAAGCGTCTTGATTTCACTACAAATATAAAAGAAGCAGTTGAGAATAATGATGTAATATTTATAGCTGTCGGTACTCCGCCAGCAGATGATGGTAGCGCAGATCTTCAATATGTCCTAGCTGTTGCCAAGAGTATAGCAGAGTACATGAATGGATATAAGGTTATTGTAGATAAATCAACAGTACCTATTGGAACCGGACAAAAAGTTAAAGCGATGATTCAAGAGACTCTTATAAGCAGAGGATTGGAATATGCATTTGATGTTGTTTCAAATCCTGAGTTTCTGAGAGAAGGATCAGCAGTTCAAGACTTCACTCATCCAGATCGTGTAGTAATTGGTGCAGAAAGTGATCGTGCTTTTGAAGTGATGAAAGAGGTATATAGAGTTCTATATATTAATGAGACTCCATTTGTTGAAACGAACATTGAGACAGCTGAAATGATAAAGTATGCCTCTAATGCGTTTCTAGCAATGAAAATCACCTTTATAAATGAAGTTGCAAATGTATGCGAACAAGTGGGAGCAGATGTTCAAAAAGTTGCAAAGGCTATGGGGCAAGACGGGCGAATTTCTCCTAAGTTTTTGCACGCTGGGCCCGGATATGGTGGGAGCTGCTTCCCTAAAGACACAATGGCATTAGCACGGATTGCCCAAGATGTGGGTGAACCAATCTCTCTTATTGAAACTACTGTCCAAGCAAATGAAAGACAAAAGAAGAGAATGGTGGATAAGATTGTGAGTGCGATGGAGGATGTTAATGGTAAGACTATTGCTGTACTAGGTATAACCTTCAAACCTAAAACGGACGATATGAGAGATGCTCCTTCATTAATAATTTTACCTGAACTTGTTAGTCGGGGTGCAAAACTGAAAATATATGATCCTGAAGGGAAAAAGGAAGGAACATGGAGGCTTAAAAACATTGAAGAGGCTATTGAATGGTCTGAAGACACCTACGATGCTATAAAAGATACAGAGGCAATTGTCCTGCTTACAGAATGGAATGAATTCAGAAATCTGGATTTTGATAAACTAAGAGACATAAATGGTGGGGAGTTTTTCTTTGATTTAAGAAATATTTACAATAAAGCTACAATGCTCGAAAAAGGCTTTAAATACTATGGAGTAGGGGTTTAA
- a CDS encoding glycosyltransferase family 4 protein, with the protein MKKKVLLLGNHGFVIYNFRKELIQELLRQDYEVYISLPADEKVDTMVGWGCKFVETKVDRRGTNPFADFKLILHYIKVIKEIKPDVVLTYTIKPNLYGGLACRLLNIPCINNITGLGSGFGHNPLLKQFLSLLYKVSLKRSYCVFFQNTEDQNTLLKSGVIKSNHELIPGSGVNLNDFDLKPFPPEGNNVTFIFIGRIMQDKGIDQYLEASKKIKEKYPETIFNVIGFIETTHPHYNEMIAEYSKQGNIRYLGYQSDVKPFIEQSHCIIQASHGGEGLSNVLLETAATGRVLIASDIPGCRETIDVGSNGYTFGARNTDDLVEKIESFLQLSYGDKKQMGINARLKVEKEFDRKIVIKAYMDKIEQICNYQ; encoded by the coding sequence ATGAAGAAGAAAGTTTTGTTACTCGGTAACCATGGATTTGTTATATATAATTTTAGAAAAGAACTTATACAAGAGTTATTAAGGCAAGACTATGAGGTGTACATTTCACTTCCTGCTGATGAAAAAGTAGATACAATGGTTGGCTGGGGATGTAAGTTTGTGGAAACAAAGGTGGATAGAAGGGGGACTAATCCATTTGCTGATTTCAAATTAATATTGCATTACATAAAAGTCATAAAGGAAATAAAACCTGACGTAGTACTTACCTATACAATTAAACCAAATCTTTATGGTGGATTAGCCTGCAGATTATTGAATATTCCTTGTATCAATAATATTACTGGATTAGGAAGTGGATTTGGGCATAATCCTCTGCTGAAACAATTTCTATCGTTGCTTTACAAAGTAAGTTTAAAACGATCTTATTGTGTTTTCTTTCAGAATACTGAAGATCAGAACACATTATTAAAAAGCGGAGTTATAAAAAGTAATCATGAGCTAATTCCTGGTTCAGGAGTTAATTTGAACGATTTTGATTTAAAGCCTTTCCCCCCAGAAGGGAATAATGTAACCTTTATTTTCATCGGGAGAATTATGCAGGACAAGGGAATTGATCAATATTTGGAAGCTTCCAAGAAAATTAAAGAGAAGTATCCTGAGACGATCTTTAATGTTATAGGTTTTATTGAAACAACTCACCCACACTACAATGAAATGATTGCAGAATACAGTAAGCAAGGAAACATACGCTATTTAGGATATCAATCGGATGTAAAGCCTTTTATAGAACAATCACATTGCATTATTCAAGCTTCTCATGGTGGAGAAGGTTTATCAAATGTCTTGCTGGAGACAGCAGCCACTGGTCGTGTTTTAATTGCTTCTGATATTCCTGGTTGCAGAGAAACTATCGATGTGGGAAGTAATGGATATACTTTTGGAGCTAGAAATACAGATGATTTAGTTGAGAAAATCGAGAGTTTCCTCCAACTATCTTATGGTGACAAAAAGCAGATGGGGATAAACGCACGATTAAAAGTGGAGAAAGAATTTGATAGAAAGATAGTCATAAAGGCATACATGGATAAAATTGAACAAATCTGTAATTATCAATAA